The window ctgattgttcccATTCTcatatcttgcaggcagcatgaaggataaagagaagaaaaatgagaagagatgatatgggatacttttgcttttgaagaagtaactttccacaggcttattcttgaaccgggctggagggttttctggtttcctccagagtataaggtcgactgaagaatttgagggtcaaaacaaatccatcaaatctagagtacgttcgaccctgctgatatgggatacttttgcttttgacagagtagtggatgtatcggcacgtgtgctgttacgcttgtctccacatgcttccttgtatccttctcacttgccctatctgttcctcaggcagatgcggtatcttccctggaagcataagatgttgaagatgagtactcgagagcaatgccaggtaagtaatcaggtaaggggttccaggcagtcagttcctggctggaagcttgattccaagtgctgactaattgctctctttctccttgtcttgcaggtaagaacaaggccaaaggaaaagacagggaaaaagcatgatatggaatactcttacttttaaccctgatgatatgagatattcttgctctagtatagcttgtttacagaggtattatcggggggaaagaaagctgaatatttcgaaaggcttcgttgggagtgccctctcagataagagaaagggttgagcatttttgcaggtctgcatgtccgttagggatggaggtcgacatatataggagtctccctaacatcaagtaataatgttattcttttaccctgcttggtcatagtacggtagtgggagctgccagcttcacatgttttaactctgtcagagcactttgaaaaagtggtttgaggtatctggaaagctgatgttgcgtgtgaagattacaaacaagctttatccaaggagatccagctcttgaagttggaaaagtggtgcctcttcggttttcgaacaagcaatcctgtcggggatctggctctcgagattcggagaacgatgcctcttcgatttttgagaaagcaatcctgctgggagtctggctctcgagattcggagaccggtgtctcttcgatttttgagaaagttattatgttgggagtctggctctcgagattcggagggcggtgcctcttcgattttggagcaagcaatcttgttgggagtgttttctcgaatgtgagtaaaggttgggcatgtttgctagtctaccttgccacgaagcacaaaggttgacacacagggactttccaattatccagcagtggtactgttcctttaccttctcttcgatttttgagaaagtaatcatgttgggagtctggctctcgagattcgaagggcgatgcctcttcgattttggagcaagcaatcctgttggaagtgttttctcgaatgtgagtaaaggttgggcatgtttgctagtctaccttgccacgaagcacagaggttgacacaccgggactttctaattatccagcagtggtactgttcctttacccttgtgggtaataatatggtagctagaccttcaaaatttatgtgtctaaactttgttagtgttgtttctttgcaattcttttacccttcttggtcagagcgatgtagcgggagctgcaagcttcacgtgtctcaactttgtcagagaactttggcaaagttatctgtggtacccatgagttactgttgcgtgtgggaagtgggtgattgaacagtacgattcatgtgctttttacttcgccagaaatcttcgacagaatgcccataatttccgcaaagctgagtgtgcgtgtgacaggtgctgacaaggctggaaaagtaggtgcctcttcgatttctgagatcggccctcgtggtctctgagcagcccaacttttgagaaagcaagcctcttcgattttttagatcggccttcgtggtctttgagcagcccagcttttgagaaagcaaacgcctcttcgatttctgagatcgaccctcgtggtctctgagcagcccagcttttgagaaagcaaacgtctcttcgatttctgagcaggcgcctcttcgatttctgaagcttcgtcgagtacagattttttataggggctgacattaagttccaaagcacacttgaatatccaccagtagaagctccattcttgcacttctaagatcttgatttgtccgaccttttctctcttcaacacctttgaaaatgtctggcccctccgaccgtcgttttgacttgaaccttgttgaagaggcagcccctccttctccagacaacatatggcgcccatccttcgtctcccctactggtcctcttaccgttggggattccgtgatgaagaatgatatgaccgctgcggtagtggccaggaaccttctcactcccaaagataacagactactttccaaacggtctgatgagttggttgttaaggattctctggctctcagtgttcagtgtgcaggttctgtgtctaatatggcccaacgcctatttgctcgaacccgccaagttgaatcattggcggctgaagtgatgagtctcaaacaggagattagagggctcaagcatgagaataaacagttgcaccggctcgcacatgactatgctacaaacatgaagaggaagcttgaccagatgaaggaatctgatggtcaggttttacttgatcatcagagatttgtgggtttgtttcaaatgcatttattgccttcgtcttctgaggctgtaccgcgtaatgaagctccaaatgatcaacctctgatgcctcatccttctagggttttgtccaatactgaggctccgaatgatccccctccggtgccttctctttctagggctctaccgactgctgagacttctcctaagccacctttgtgaaggctccctcttgtttgtttatttttactcaagtatatgtacatatttgtaacttatcgaggatatcaataaataagctttccttcatttcaacgtattgtgttaaatacaccaaagccttcttcgctaagttctttgaattttcttttgttgaagcttgtatgttgaagctttgtgagtggagcatgtaggttgaggtagtgttcccttaatttcccgagtgaggaaaacttctcggttggagacttggaaaatccacgtcactgagtgggatcggctatatgaatcttagaacgccattgtgttctgtcctgtatcatgtcctccgttagatccaagtactctaagtcttttcttagggtctcttccaaagttttcctaggtcttcctctaccccttcgaccctgaacctctgtcccatagtcgcatcttctaatcggagcgtcagtaggccttctttgcacatgtccaaaccaccgtaaccgattttctctcatctttccttcaatttcggctactcttactttaccccagatatcctcattcctaatcttatcctttctcgtgtgcccacacatccaacgaagcatcctcatctccactacaccaattttgtgtacgtgttgatgcttcaccgcccaacattctgtgccatacagcatcgccggccttattgccgtcctataaaattttcccttgagcttcagtggcatacggcggtcacacaacacgccggatgcactcttccacttcatccatccagcttgtattctattgttgagatctccatctaattctccgttcttttgcatgatagatcctaggtaacgaaaacggtcgctctttggtattttttgatctccgatcctcacccctaactcgttttggcctccatttgcactgaacttgcactccatatattctgtctttgatcggcttaggcaaagacctttagattccaacacaaGGAACTTAAAACAGGGAAACATCGATACTGGAACATTACGAGAGAAATGATGCAAACTTTGAAGGAAACATCACAAGAGGTTTATACACTTTTAAGGTGGATATATTGTCACTCAAAACCAAAAGTGAACATCCCATATTgctataaaagaataaagaagcACGAAGCCTCATCTGCAAGTCTATGTTTGATTTTGGCTACTCAAGTATATTAAACCCATCTTATATACTTGGATGAAGTAGCAAAAAGGGTAGGCAGTGATCCAAGAGATATTAGAGAATTAAACCCCGCTCCCATACTCAAATTTATTTACCGCCCATGCTGGTGGACACAATAATGTTATCCCacgtaaaaataaaatttatcagCAACATTCAGATATTGGTTTCACTACATACACAGAAATCGCATACTCAAAAGCATTGTAGTTAATACTCGAGATAAACAAGTTGTAGAATGGCATGCAGTGTAACACACTATCAATCCTGTCTGCAGTGAAAAGGCGAAAGGGACACTTTGTTGTCGACATCTATCAGACATACATACTATATATAGCACACATCTAAGAATACAGAGTGAGAGAGGGAGTCAGAGAGAAAGAGGGTACCTCCCATCTGGAAGCAGGGAAAATATGCTTGTTCTTCTCATACCAATGCCTCTCAACAACCTTCCCAGCATGAGACTGCCACAAAAATAAAAGCAGAGATATAAGAATACGAAGGGAGCCATGTCATTACCAGAAATAGATACCTGAAAAGTATAAGCAAGCATACTCAAGCCATGGTGATGcttgtctttcatttctttaGTATTGGAAACTTTCTACGTAATAGAGGATTACTAATAATGAAACGACAATGTACCTCATCCTTCTCTATTGTAGCATCAGCAATTGTTCGCACATCCTCATGCACATCAAAATGAAAAAGCTATACAAAATACAACAGAATATCGTAATGAGTTACTATCAATAAGCACATCCTACAATAATATTTCAGACAAACTTAACCTTAATACAATTTTTCCCAAATGAcggaagaagaacaagaagaaatatTGAACATTACCGGTCCACTTTTGCCCCTAGCCTTGTTTACAATTAGCTCATAGAAACtatgctgctgtacttccacaATCATGACACAAGTGATGGGAAATTAATTAGCAATTATTCAGTAAAGTTTCTACCAGGCAAATGCATTACTAACAGTTTTTTCTTACATGTGGAATGATAAGATCTTCTTTTACATATAGCAAATTCTCCACTGAGGTGGTTCGCACCTCTCGAAACTCAGGTGCAAGTTGCTGTTGAACAGCCTTAAGGAAATCTCCGATTTTATCACCCTTCTTTACCTGAACGGAAATAAACAGAATATGAAAAATAATGGAAAAGACGATAGTTTCAATTTTAAAAGAGAAATCATGAAGGGAAAACAAATGCAAGTCAAGCATGTTACTTGCCTGTAGCACTCTCCTATGCCCAGTTCCATCCCAATAGCTGTAAGTAATTTGAAGTGACTCCCCTGAAAAAACACGGTAAAAGTTTCTTTCAAAACTTCTTCCTGGAAAAGgagaaaaatagagaaaattagAAAAGCAAAATTACTTCTTATTTTATCCTGCTCAGTCTGCCACTGCTTCCGCAACCTTTCACGCTCAGCTTGTTCCTCTGCCTCCCGCTCACTGAAATAAATCCATAGCACCTCTTAAGTTCAAATGTTAGACCAAAAAAGAATCAAATAAGAGGGAAAGATATAAAAGTTTTTGAAAGAAACATAGAAAAATATTACACCTATCTGGCAGAAAGCTGGTCTCCACTGTAGGATCTTTCCCAAGTCTACCACACTGTAATCTTGTAGCCTCCGTGCTTTCTGTAGAAAAAGCATATAATCAAAATGAGAGAACAAGAATCAGTATTAAGTTTCTAATGGGCATCCACAAAAACACTAGATAAGAATACCCTTAAGTGACCACTAAATCATCAAGTATCAAAATATACGCTCTcgacaaaaattaaaatggacTTCTATACAAGAAAGTTGCAATATATATAAGTCTAGATCTACATCTAAAGTTCATCAGGGGAGAACGTGTCAAATAAAATGGTGAAAAGAAATGCCAAATCAATCTACaaaattccaaatccaaacaataaACTTCAGTGATGGTcggtcataaaaaaaaaaagaacaatatgCGTCCTATGAGCAACTTAAGGCACTGTATAACCAGAATAATTCTTATTAATTCTTTAAGGAGAGAAGTTCTTACTATTTTCTCCACCttcctcttcaattccatcctcAACTTCATCTGCAAAGGATAATCGAGAACTCCCCtttatcttcctcttctttcgcTTTTGTAATTGGAGTTCCTCCTCCCTGAAttataaaaggaaaaacaatATTAGACTGTTGCAGACATTGACAAATATAAACACTTTCAAATGTTCATAAGTCAAACAGCAACAGAGTCCTCAGTTACGAAACTCACTCTTGTTGTAGCTTCTGAAgtttctccttctcttcctcctcataTTTGTTCTTAATATTTTCTTTCTACAACATAAATTGACAGTACAAGCACCGCATTTTAACCATCTTATGCTTCCATTAGTAtaagtaaatttaaaaaaaaaaaaacaatgctactgttttattatattcaCCTTCTCCACATACTGCTCCCTTGTAACCAGACCAATGGTTTCTTTCTTAAATGCCGTCTCAAGAATCTGAAATATCAAACAATAAATCGttaataaatgattaaaattcTGTCTATACAAACTTGCTATCATTATCTATTTAATAAGGACAAAAAGTAAAAACTGAATGAATAATTGCACAATTTTCATGCTTATCATTCACCGGTAAAACAGAGATAACTGACACTGAAGTATATGAGCATGGGGAAACTTTAAAACCCTAGATATGAGTTCGATTTCAAAGACAAACCTCAGAAGTACTTGATCCGAACTGGAGGAGACCCGGCTGGCCATTATCGGAGGCCGACTTGCTTTTGAGCTCATGAATTTTCTGGCGCTCGGCTTCTCTTTGCTTCTCGAGTCTTCGAATCCTCACGGCATCTTGAGCCGTGCCCACATATCCGTCTCCCATACCCGACATCTTTTCCTCTCTCTGTATTCAAACCCCTACCCCTCCTGGTATCCCTTACTTTGAACTGATAAAATACATTAAGGTTAATAATCTGGGTTCTTGACAAAAACAACTCCTCAGCATAAACCTACTAGAAATCTGACCCGTATTATTAAAAAATTCCATAATTTATTTCAAATAATTAGGAATTTCAGCATAAAATTAACAGCTTTAGCACTCGTGGATTATAAATTTGAGAAATTCCATGCTCAGAACTTGAACACAACTTGTTGTGATTAGGAAAATGTATTAATTTAAATGTCAAGTAGAAGTTAGCCACTCAAAGCTCAAATATATGTTTGCCCTAAACAAGGAAGCAGGACTGACTGCAAATAATAAAACTCGCTCACGAACGCATTTGTCTCAAGAAATCCGCACTCTTAAACCTCAATTAGCAAAATTTAAGCCATAATTTAATCCTAAATTAACAGAAAACAATCAATGATTGAAAGATGGTGAAATACCTGGGTGTGTAGAAACgaattgaggaagaagaagacgagcCGAAAGAAGAATCCGAACGATAAAAAGGAGGGAAGAGAAAATTAGAGGGAGGTGAAGGTGGTTGCGAAGAGAAGTGGGGAGTCATTTTAAGTAGGTTACGTGGCGACACgtatcaatttatttatttatttcactcAAATTAAAATACGCGACACGTATCAAGttcgttatttatttatttatttatattataatataaatagtaATACTATGTTATGGTATTTTTTATAGGAGAACTTAATATAAGATCAATTTTTTTGAGTCAATGGTAGGAATAGTctagtttattaaaataaattcaattctttaaatttaattatttacttatcaataattatctcttcaatgataaaatttattataaaaatcaaatttcttcctaattatctctttaattacttctttttatttatttatttttgttatttcttgttctttctcATGCTTTAAACAccatttatagattttatttttattttttataatcaaaccatatcacaggttaattgtatttatctacttatttaacatttttttttataatcaacttATCACAAATTAATGTGTCTTGCTTGTGGTAtgtcatgattttttttctacCTTCTAGTTAGGCTTCATATCTCATGTATACatataatatacattcatatatttgttacttgAGTTAGGGTATAATGTTTTGCATATAGATTTATGTTcgtatattagtttttttgttataagatattaattagatttgttggagttggaaaatgcataatattagaagattttaattgatttttaattttttagaaaatataaaatgagtataaaagaaaGTAAAACATATAATTGGATAACTGGACTCACTCCTAAAAACATTATGGGCTCGTTTTGacgtacttttaaaatgactgaaagcgcttttagagaaaatgtttttggatctCAAAAGTACTTTAAAtgctttctacaagaagcatCAGTTATGTGAttcttccaggaagcactttaagtgcttttccaaGATTTActagcatttttactaaggattgtttctaaaaatattttcaccaaaagcgctttGAGTTATTTTAAAATCATATCCAAACGAGCTCTGTATGTTTTTGGACCTGGATCTAAAAGCCTTTTTTTtatggagtaggattctctcctctcCTATTCTCATTCACTTTCTTCCTCTCCTCTCACactttgctttttgtcttattgtctttatgaaaaaatcaatataagatgttaacaTGACTTAACTGTAAACATTCAATTATg is drawn from Malus domestica chromosome 14, GDT2T_hap1 and contains these coding sequences:
- the LOC103430916 gene encoding protein XAP5 CIRCADIAN TIMEKEEPER, which codes for MSGMGDGYVGTAQDAVRIRRLEKQREAERQKIHELKSKSASDNGQPGLLQFGSSTSEILETAFKKETIGLVTREQYVEKKENIKNKYEEEEKEKLQKLQQEEEELQLQKRKKRKIKGSSRLSFADEVEDGIEEEGGENKSTEATRLQCGRLGKDPTVETSFLPDSEREAEEQAERERLRKQWQTEQDKIRRESLQITYSYWDGTGHRRVLQVKKGDKIGDFLKAVQQQLAPEFREVRTTSVENLLYVKEDLIIPHQHSFYELIVNKARGKSGPLFHFDVHEDVRTIADATIEKDESHAGKVVERHWYEKNKHIFPASRWEIYDPTKKWERYTIHGD